The following coding sequences are from one Methanobacterium petrolearium window:
- the cas7i gene encoding type I-B CRISPR-associated protein Cas7/Cst2/DevR: MSKTVVGFMLVDAPHSALNNAGADAGDRTDNIVRVKSIRRGRKVYPYVSGQALRYWWRDTLEQKYNWNVSPIERQKKIAFTSANPIEYDDDDVFGYMRALKAKEGGTVTRISPLKTSPLISVIGQIPTQDFGVMARHEGDPVPYEHEFYSTVLKGIFSLDLDSLGVFYADEKTGYRNMYPKLEEKAEEEGLVKDEKNNKWIMPEDIRIKRAQDTIKALPYLQGGAKLTSHLTDVSPKFLVLAVIDGGNHIFMNIVKEENGEPQINIEALQEVINEYSDSFLTNIYIGRRKGFMDELDEDIVKLTAENEKVESGTIKETVDQFAEKIPELIKQ; encoded by the coding sequence ATGTCAAAAACAGTTGTAGGTTTTATGTTAGTGGATGCACCTCATTCTGCATTGAATAATGCAGGTGCAGATGCAGGAGACAGAACTGATAATATTGTACGGGTTAAATCAATTCGTAGAGGTAGAAAAGTATATCCTTACGTTTCAGGACAGGCTTTGAGATACTGGTGGAGAGATACCCTGGAACAAAAATACAATTGGAATGTTTCACCTATTGAGAGACAGAAAAAAATTGCTTTTACCAGTGCAAATCCAATAGAATATGATGATGACGATGTTTTTGGCTATATGAGGGCTTTAAAAGCTAAAGAAGGTGGAACTGTAACCCGAATATCTCCATTAAAAACTTCTCCTTTAATATCAGTTATTGGGCAAATCCCAACTCAAGATTTTGGTGTTATGGCCCGTCACGAAGGAGATCCAGTGCCTTATGAACATGAATTTTATTCTACAGTATTAAAAGGAATATTTTCATTGGATTTAGATAGTTTGGGGGTTTTTTATGCAGATGAAAAAACAGGTTACCGAAATATGTATCCTAAATTAGAAGAAAAAGCTGAAGAGGAAGGCCTTGTTAAAGATGAAAAAAATAATAAATGGATAATGCCTGAAGATATTAGAATAAAAAGGGCACAAGATACAATTAAAGCACTTCCATATCTCCAAGGTGGAGCAAAATTAACATCACATTTAACTGATGTATCTCCAAAATTCCTGGTTCTTGCAGTGATCGATGGGGGTAATCATATTTTCATGAATATAGTAAAAGAAGAAAATGGAGAACCACAAATTAACATTGAAGCACTTCAAGAGGTTATAAATGAATATTCTGATTCTTTCTTAACAAATATTTATATCGGCCGTAGGAAAGGATTTATGGATGAATTGGATGAAGATATTGTTAAATTAACAGCAGAAAATGAAAAGGTTGAATCTGGAACCATCAAAGAAACTGTAGATCAATTTGCTGAAAAAATTCCAGAGCTGATAAAACAATGA
- the cas5b gene encoding type I-B CRISPR-associated protein Cas5b, with the protein MKALRVLIGGWVTSFRYPAFISGFQPTLPVPPLSTIYGLISAAKGELVTPEDLSVGYIFNHQGRAVDLETIYELSGLNGKSNVVKREFLVDPEIYLYVDDLDYQDYFKTPHYPLLLGRSTDLVTIKEIKEVKLEKESNIKLGKTILPLGTDGAFGTIQALPTHFTDTIPRKAVGTKPFILMNQFFDYPNECHCDKEKGWGVWFHK; encoded by the coding sequence ATGAAAGCACTGAGAGTCTTGATTGGAGGATGGGTAACCTCTTTTAGGTACCCTGCCTTCATCAGCGGATTTCAACCAACTTTACCCGTGCCCCCATTAAGTACAATTTATGGTCTCATATCTGCAGCTAAAGGAGAATTAGTTACTCCTGAAGATTTATCTGTTGGTTACATATTCAATCATCAGGGAAGAGCAGTAGATCTGGAAACTATATACGAATTATCTGGTTTAAATGGTAAATCGAATGTCGTTAAAAGGGAATTTTTAGTAGATCCTGAAATTTATTTATATGTAGATGATCTGGATTATCAGGATTATTTTAAAACACCACATTACCCCCTTCTTTTAGGACGTTCAACTGATCTGGTAACTATAAAAGAAATTAAAGAAGTAAAACTTGAAAAAGAATCAAACATTAAACTTGGAAAAACTATACTTCCATTGGGCACAGACGGAGCTTTTGGTACAATTCAAGCATTACCCACTCACTTCACTGACACAATTCCACGTAAAGCTGTAGGTACAAAGCCATTTATTTTAATGAACCAGTTCTTTGATTATCCTAATGAATGTCATTGTGATAAAGAAAAGGGGTGGGGAGTTTGGTTCCACAAATAA
- the cas3 gene encoding CRISPR-associated helicase Cas3': MVPQINTENGLLAKPDETILQHTKNALKVFKSIKRTYENVPELCGIDNFWEHLFYSIFFHDFGKGAVGFQEMLINPENNSRWKYRHEMLSAGFVSTLNYDDFYKKAIGLAIITHHKDINKLRKRYNTFPNPNGKRLYQKKLKEIEPNFEELLSYLELIGPWSKKYLGYKLDNYTSISSIDDLNDVYKCSALPYYLEWEDEKYSTLHRKYGIFLKGFVNACDHLASGSKYEILAGIHDMRSIFDFELRKIQEKTLNTEGSAFLTSPTGSGKTEASLFWSDTNQNSSKSKRVFYLLPYTASINAMYKRLQKDFGNDELVGLLHGKASYFLYKALSDDITDYNITKNKIRDIKGLSKKIYRPYKVLTPFQILKAFFGTRGFEMQLSEMTNGLFILDEIHAYDAHTTSLILEILKILKNNYNAEMLIMSATLPTFIKNLFKDNLGISTEIRMDDDELEKFTRHEVNVIHGDILNNLDSINEDLDEGKRVLVVCNTVLRAQEVFEEIYEDVENSALLHSRFMLRDREEIEKSLDDLDLLVGTQAIEVSLDIDYDVLYSEPAPIDALIQRFGRVNRKGWDKDKIATVNVFSEGSEKDKYIYNPEIVQKTVQSLENVDILKEKIIQRLVDDIYSDGYVGKDKENFDRVHKPFESFNRQIVPFINDSESEMEFYSLFQSYEVVPFKYKLDYLEKIEEGKYFEAMSYFLSINIGQFKKLEKEDNVELDGKTYFVDTKYDNKLGLMLEKENNSVEIH, encoded by the coding sequence TTGGTTCCACAAATAAACACTGAGAATGGCCTTTTAGCAAAACCGGATGAAACTATCTTACAACATACAAAAAACGCATTGAAAGTCTTTAAAAGCATTAAACGTACTTATGAAAATGTTCCGGAGTTATGTGGTATTGATAATTTTTGGGAACATCTCTTTTATTCTATTTTTTTCCATGATTTCGGAAAGGGAGCAGTTGGATTTCAGGAAATGCTCATCAATCCAGAAAATAATTCAAGATGGAAATATCGCCACGAGATGTTATCTGCAGGATTTGTTTCAACTCTAAATTACGATGATTTTTACAAAAAAGCAATAGGACTCGCCATAATTACTCACCATAAGGATATAAATAAACTGCGAAAGAGGTACAATACGTTTCCAAACCCCAATGGTAAAAGATTGTATCAAAAAAAATTAAAAGAAATAGAACCTAATTTTGAAGAACTTTTAAGTTATTTGGAACTTATAGGACCCTGGAGTAAAAAATATCTTGGATATAAATTAGATAATTACACTTCAATTTCCTCAATAGATGATTTAAATGATGTCTATAAATGTTCAGCACTTCCCTATTATTTAGAATGGGAAGATGAAAAGTATTCCACTTTACATAGAAAATATGGGATTTTTTTAAAGGGTTTTGTAAATGCATGTGATCATTTGGCTTCCGGTTCCAAATACGAAATTTTAGCTGGTATTCATGATATGCGTTCGATATTTGATTTTGAACTTAGAAAAATCCAAGAAAAAACACTAAATACTGAAGGAAGTGCTTTTCTTACTTCTCCAACTGGAAGTGGTAAAACTGAAGCATCTCTTTTTTGGAGTGATACCAATCAAAATTCCAGTAAGTCAAAACGAGTTTTCTATTTATTGCCCTACACTGCAAGTATCAATGCAATGTATAAAAGACTTCAAAAAGACTTTGGAAATGATGAATTAGTGGGATTATTACATGGAAAGGCATCTTATTTTCTTTATAAAGCATTATCTGATGATATAACTGATTATAATATAACAAAAAACAAAATCAGAGATATAAAAGGTTTGTCTAAAAAGATCTATAGACCATACAAAGTTCTCACACCTTTTCAGATTCTCAAGGCCTTTTTTGGAACCAGAGGTTTTGAAATGCAACTTTCAGAAATGACCAATGGTTTATTTATTCTTGATGAGATACACGCCTACGATGCACATACCACATCTTTAATTCTGGAAATTCTCAAAATTTTAAAAAATAATTATAATGCAGAGATGCTGATCATGTCTGCTACTCTACCAACATTTATTAAAAATCTTTTTAAGGATAATTTAGGAATTTCAACTGAAATAAGAATGGATGATGATGAACTTGAAAAATTTACAAGACATGAAGTTAATGTTATCCACGGGGACATCCTGAATAATCTTGATAGTATAAATGAAGATTTAGATGAAGGAAAACGAGTTCTTGTTGTATGTAATACTGTTTTAAGAGCACAAGAAGTTTTTGAAGAAATATATGAAGACGTAGAAAACAGCGCCCTTTTGCATAGTAGATTTATGCTTCGAGATCGAGAGGAGATAGAAAAATCTTTGGATGATTTGGATTTACTGGTGGGTACACAGGCAATTGAAGTATCACTTGATATTGATTATGATGTTTTATACTCAGAACCAGCACCTATTGATGCTTTAATTCAACGATTTGGTAGGGTCAATAGGAAAGGATGGGATAAAGATAAAATTGCCACTGTGAACGTTTTTTCAGAAGGTTCTGAAAAGGATAAATATATTTACAACCCGGAAATTGTTCAAAAAACTGTCCAAAGTCTTGAAAATGTTGATATTTTAAAAGAAAAAATCATTCAGAGACTTGTAGATGATATTTACAGTGATGGATATGTTGGAAAAGATAAAGAAAACTTTGATAGGGTACATAAACCTTTTGAATCCTTCAACAGACAGATAGTTCCTTTTATTAATGATAGTGAGAGTGAAATGGAGTTTTATTCCCTTTTTCAGTCTTATGAAGTAGTTCCATTTAAATATAAGCTTGATTATTTGGAAAAAATAGAAGAAGGCAAATATTTTGAAGCAATGAGTTATTTTCTTTCTATCAATATTGGACAATTTAAAAAGCTTGAAAAGGAAGATAACGTGGAATTAGATGGAAAAACATATTTTGTGGATACGAAATATGATAATAAACTAGGTTTAATGTTAGAAAAAGAAAACAATTCTGTTGAAATTCATTAA
- a CDS encoding AbrB/MazE/SpoVT family DNA-binding domain-containing protein translates to MTSETKISKGFQTVVPSNIRKKFDVGPGDILEWRPTENGVEIKFRKKLTFQDIAGMVKGEPTNAVELKKKFQRGEKI, encoded by the coding sequence ATGACTTCAGAAACCAAAATCTCAAAGGGCTTTCAAACTGTAGTTCCCTCAAATATAAGAAAAAAGTTTGATGTTGGGCCTGGAGACATTTTAGAATGGAGACCTACTGAAAACGGAGTAGAAATCAAATTCCGTAAGAAACTAACCTTTCAAGATATTGCAGGAATGGTAAAGGGCGAACCAACCAATGCTGTTGAACTTAAGAAGAAATTCCAGAGGGGAGAAAAGATTTGA
- a CDS encoding type II toxin-antitoxin system VapC family toxin: MIFVDSSFFIALILENDQWHAKALKLIPKLEKSQKMVSGLIISETVTIVGSRAGGKAGKMIYDNIKDNCKIFPQEQSLYDHAIYTYIQYDGTLSLTDSVTIEIMKNCNIQKIVSFDSDFDKVKGIQRIH, from the coding sequence TTGATATTCGTTGATTCTTCTTTTTTTATTGCCCTTATACTTGAAAATGATCAATGGCATGCTAAAGCTCTGAAATTAATTCCTAAACTGGAAAAATCTCAAAAAATGGTATCTGGCCTTATAATCTCTGAGACTGTTACTATAGTAGGGAGTAGGGCTGGTGGAAAAGCAGGTAAAATGATTTATGATAATATTAAGGATAATTGCAAGATATTCCCTCAGGAACAATCTCTTTACGACCATGCCATTTACACCTATATTCAGTATGATGGAACTCTATCTTTGACTGATTCAGTAACAATCGAGATTATGAAAAATTGCAATATCCAAAAGATAGTCTCTTTTGATTCTGATTTTGATAAAGTTAAAGGAATTCAAAGGATACATTAA
- the cas4 gene encoding CRISPR-associated protein Cas4 produces the protein MFSDSEKELRIIGTQINYYFICKTKLWLFSHHIQMEQESELVSLGKTLHQDSYKRDKRDQTIDNLISFDFVRKGEVLEIHEVKKSKKMSKAHHYQLLYYLYYLKHNKGINNAMGIIDYPKIRRRETLKLDERSEQEIQNITKRIGNILKEEMPAPDRRPACRRCAYFELCFV, from the coding sequence ATGTTCTCAGACTCAGAAAAAGAACTCAGAATAATTGGAACCCAGATCAATTACTATTTTATTTGCAAGACTAAATTATGGCTTTTTTCTCATCATATCCAGATGGAACAGGAGTCTGAACTTGTTTCACTGGGAAAAACACTCCATCAGGATTCTTATAAAAGAGATAAACGGGATCAAACCATTGATAATCTGATCAGTTTTGATTTCGTTCGTAAAGGAGAAGTCCTGGAGATCCACGAGGTTAAAAAGAGTAAAAAGATGAGTAAAGCCCATCACTACCAGCTGCTCTATTATCTGTATTATCTAAAACACAACAAGGGGATCAACAATGCCATGGGAATTATTGATTACCCTAAGATAAGGCGAAGAGAAACCCTGAAGCTTGATGAGAGAAGCGAACAGGAAATACAGAACATTACCAAAAGAATAGGTAATATTTTAAAAGAAGAAATGCCTGCACCAGACCGGAGACCTGCGTGCCGCAGGTGTGCTTATTTCGAGCTTTGCTTTGTATGA
- a CDS encoding nucleotidyltransferase domain-containing protein, with translation MNIFSKTSLKILCFLGRRYRDQYHTRELVRRLEIGLGSASRYLKILEKEELVLKEEKGKLTIYKANMESPLLKELKIIFTMMEIDEMIKDLKNISSRIILFGSCAEGEDHNQSDIDLLILSDKEKEVNRVLDQHQNMIQRKISPVILNDTGFRELSHRDKPFYLRIKKGRILYEIPV, from the coding sequence ATGAACATATTTTCAAAAACATCTTTGAAAATATTATGTTTCCTTGGCCGAAGATACCGAGACCAGTATCATACAAGAGAGTTAGTAAGAAGGCTTGAAATAGGATTGGGATCAGCCAGCAGATACCTTAAAATATTAGAAAAAGAGGAACTGGTCCTAAAAGAAGAAAAAGGAAAATTAACGATTTACAAAGCGAATATGGAAAGCCCACTACTTAAAGAACTTAAAATCATTTTCACAATGATGGAAATAGATGAGATGATTAAAGATCTGAAAAATATTTCATCCAGGATAATTCTCTTTGGGAGCTGTGCAGAGGGAGAAGATCATAACCAGAGCGATATAGACCTGTTGATCCTCTCAGATAAAGAAAAAGAGGTTAACCGCGTGTTAGATCAACACCAAAATATGATCCAGAGGAAGATTTCACCGGTGATCCTCAATGATACTGGATTTAGAGAGTTAAGTCATCGAGATAAACCCTTTTATTTGAGAATCAAAAAAGGAAGAATCTTATATGAAATACCAGTTTGA